The Rhodopirellula halodulae genome includes the window TCACTTTGGCGACCGATTTCCAAAGCTCGCCTATCTCGCCGGCGCGATCGCGACCGTACGCTCGTTGTCAACGGAAACCGGTGCGCACGAGCAGGGGCGGTATCTGATGCGAACCGCCTACAAACAAATCAATTCAATTCAGCATCCCGGGATGGGGGCTTGGATGGTTGATCAGCAAGGACGAACGAACCAGGAACTGCCTGGTAATTTCTTGATCGGCAGTGGTAACCGGCATCCGGGAGCCGGATTCTTGCCTCCCGCTTTGTCACCGGTCCCAATCGCCAATGTCAATTCAGGTTTGCAGAACATCAAGTTACCAAAGTACCTCGATGAGAAGTTGTTCTACCGGCGATTGGCGTTGGCAAACCGCTTTGACAAATCGTTCCAATCAAGCCGTAAGAACAACGATGTCGAGGCTTACAACCAACTGTATCTTGAGACGCGAAAGTTGATGGGCAGTGAGCACCTCAAGGTGTTCGATCTGAACGAGGAAGACGGCAAAGTCCGAGACGCGTACGGCAGGAACTCATTCGGACAGGGATGCTTGCTCGCACGTCGATTGGTTGAGTCGGGAGCCCGTTTTGTCGAGGTCAACTTTGGTGGCTGGGACATGCACCAGGACCTCTACAATCGATTGGATGAGAAAGCGAGCCAAGTCGACGATGGGATGGGAGCCCTCCTGCGGGATCTGCATTCCAAAGGACTGCTGGATGAAACCTTGGTTGTTTTGACCACGGAATTCGGTCGCAAACCAAAGCTGAATGCGAACGCGGGACGTGACCATCATCCGGGCGTGTTCTGCAGCTTGTTGGCGGGGGCCGGGATTCGAGGCGGTCAGGTGTTGGGGGCGTCAGACAAACACGGCAGTTATGTCGACGATTACCAAGTGAGTGTTTCTGCATTCAATAAAACCATCGCAGCGGCGGCAGGATTGCCGCTGGATGAGGAGTTCTATGCACCCAACGGGCGTCCCTTTAAGATCGGCGGCGATGACGATCCCATCCCCGAACTGCTCGCCTGAAACCGAACGCTTTGACCGAATCTTCCCATCTGGTTTCGTATCGTCGTGCCGTGATGGCGTTGGTTATCGTCAACGTGTTGTGGGGTTCATCGTTTCCTTTTATCAAGACGTTGAACCTGCTGACGGATCAGCATTTTGGCGTGGACGAAGCGACCGCGTCCGCGTCGCTACGTGGGGCCGCGTCCGCATGGATGATCGGGTTGCGTTTTGCGGTCGCCCTCGTCTTGTTCGCGATGATTCGCCGCGACGTGATCCGGCGTTTGCGAAAACCTGAGCTTCTCGCGGGAACGGTGATCGGTGTTTTCTTCTGCATCGGGATGGTGTTGCAAGTGTCCGGACTGTCAACGATCCCGGCATCTCGGAGCGGGTTTCTGACCAGTCTGGCTGTCGTCTGGACGCCCATTTTAGCAACGGTGTTTGAAAGACAACGACCCCGCGCGGTCGTTCTCTTAGGCGGCGCGATTTCGCTGGTGGGCGTTTCGATTCTG containing:
- a CDS encoding DUF1501 domain-containing protein; the encoded protein is MAGIEFTLEDRRRFISRLAKQTLGVSFAGGVLGGPWWDELSPSARAHAASASSKKAKHIIYLFMDGAMSHLDTFDPKVGVEEAGETKPIATRVPGIHFGDRFPKLAYLAGAIATVRSLSTETGAHEQGRYLMRTAYKQINSIQHPGMGAWMVDQQGRTNQELPGNFLIGSGNRHPGAGFLPPALSPVPIANVNSGLQNIKLPKYLDEKLFYRRLALANRFDKSFQSSRKNNDVEAYNQLYLETRKLMGSEHLKVFDLNEEDGKVRDAYGRNSFGQGCLLARRLVESGARFVEVNFGGWDMHQDLYNRLDEKASQVDDGMGALLRDLHSKGLLDETLVVLTTEFGRKPKLNANAGRDHHPGVFCSLLAGAGIRGGQVLGASDKHGSYVDDYQVSVSAFNKTIAAAAGLPLDEEFYAPNGRPFKIGGDDDPIPELLA